One part of the Lachnospiraceae bacterium JLR.KK002 genome encodes these proteins:
- a CDS encoding recombinase family protein: MGDLTMKKLQSHTSNKYRTSPLDKVRVCFYGRVSTQHEAQMNALENQIQWYESILSDHPNWEKINVYVDKGVTGTQAKKRQGFMQMIEDASKGEFDLICTREVSRFARNTLDSLNYTRQLGRMGVEVYFYNDNIWSCESDGELRLTLMSAMSQEESRHISERVLAGQSISRKKGVLYGNGNILGYRLVKGSKSSENTYEIIEEDAETVRMVYDFYLEGMGVKTIAAKMQELHRQTAKSGCKWDATKVLRILDNKTYAGYIGYHKSHTASFLDHTRVPVRDRSQYEYVKGDFPAIIPEEKWNRVQSLKQKKVTCAGQGKYGKKRSKDRWVRVLVCGCGRTYHKYKWRVNKSGEECCGYQCWNQVNNRKKSYRIKNGLDAEGYCDVPSICEWKLDFMLKHILQKIWKNPKETITVLTETIKENYVEGQETNTELGCLKRELERLKCRKERLLDMRLDNQIEESAFEEKRRQIQERTTEIEKRLEASIGQEVTESTEDISSAIRKVKDVLENACNLKQKKIDGNLIEALVERVTPTEEGVFKWYLNCKATEDATFDEKEYTFCDSFCLCFEEAKAYRKQYGNFIRANQWRDLQVEIFIAK; the protein is encoded by the coding sequence ATGGGGGATTTGACAATGAAAAAGCTGCAGAGCCATACCAGCAACAAATACCGGACTTCACCGCTGGATAAAGTGCGCGTATGCTTCTATGGGAGGGTTTCCACACAGCATGAAGCGCAGATGAACGCACTGGAAAACCAGATACAGTGGTATGAAAGCATTTTGTCAGACCATCCAAACTGGGAAAAAATAAATGTCTATGTGGATAAAGGGGTTACCGGTACACAGGCGAAGAAACGCCAGGGCTTCATGCAGATGATAGAGGACGCTTCCAAAGGCGAATTTGACTTAATATGTACCCGTGAGGTGTCAAGGTTCGCAAGGAATACCCTGGACAGCCTGAACTATACCAGGCAGCTTGGCAGAATGGGTGTGGAAGTATATTTTTACAATGACAATATCTGGTCCTGTGAATCAGATGGGGAATTAAGGCTCACACTTATGTCCGCCATGTCGCAGGAGGAATCCAGGCATATCAGCGAGCGGGTGCTTGCGGGGCAGTCCATATCCAGAAAAAAAGGCGTCCTTTACGGGAATGGGAACATCCTTGGCTACCGGCTTGTAAAAGGCAGCAAATCCAGTGAAAACACGTATGAGATTATAGAAGAGGATGCGGAGACGGTGCGCATGGTTTACGACTTCTATCTGGAAGGAATGGGGGTAAAAACCATTGCGGCAAAAATGCAGGAGCTTCACAGGCAGACAGCCAAATCCGGCTGTAAATGGGACGCAACAAAGGTTTTAAGGATTCTGGACAACAAGACCTATGCAGGCTATATCGGCTACCATAAATCCCATACCGCCAGCTTTTTAGACCATACAAGGGTTCCTGTAAGAGACCGTTCCCAATACGAGTATGTGAAAGGGGATTTCCCTGCAATCATCCCGGAAGAGAAATGGAACCGGGTGCAGTCCTTAAAACAGAAGAAAGTGACCTGTGCAGGGCAGGGAAAATATGGGAAGAAACGCTCCAAAGACCGCTGGGTGCGGGTTCTTGTCTGTGGGTGTGGAAGGACATACCATAAATATAAGTGGAGAGTCAATAAATCCGGGGAGGAGTGCTGCGGCTACCAGTGCTGGAACCAGGTGAACAACCGGAAGAAAAGTTACAGAATTAAAAACGGGCTGGACGCAGAAGGGTACTGTGACGTGCCATCCATCTGTGAATGGAAGCTGGACTTCATGCTGAAACATATCTTACAGAAAATCTGGAAAAACCCAAAAGAGACCATCACAGTACTGACGGAAACCATCAAAGAAAACTATGTGGAAGGGCAGGAAACCAATACGGAATTGGGATGCCTGAAACGGGAGCTTGAACGTCTGAAATGCAGGAAAGAAAGGCTTCTGGATATGCGCCTGGATAACCAGATAGAAGAAAGCGCATTTGAGGAAAAAAGAAGGCAGATTCAGGAGCGAACCACAGAAATAGAAAAAAGGCTGGAAGCCAGCATAGGGCAGGAAGTGACAGAAAGCACAGAAGATATCAGCAGTGCCATACGGAAAGTAAAAGACGTGCTGGAAAATGCCTGCAACCTGAAGCAGAAGAAAATAGATGGAAACCTGATAGAAGCATTGGTGGAGCGGGTGACACCGACAGAAGAAGGCGTTTTTAAATGGTATCTGAACTGCAAAGCCACAGAAGACGCAACATTTGATGAAAAAGAGTATACCTTTTGTGATTCCTTCTGCTTATGCTTTGAGGAAGCAAAGGCATACCGAAAACAGTATGGGAATTTCATACGGGCGAACCAGTGGAGGGACTTACAGGTAGAAATCTTTATTGCAAAATAA
- a CDS encoding DUF1643 domain-containing protein: MVTERFQMEVTAVGSDDGTHTYEIQRKWREKGKKSLVVELYPTLTASRCGSMDVSTMHLMNHVQELGWGEVRIVNLYSKVFSEKPKVSELAEDSSNISYIEEILEEPDIKDYDIIIAWGNTLTSHTQTIHAKADLLAMMKGKGLVKQVKCIVTDNLKTEGVHPLYLGLRHSKDVWKLKPYPLEKALQDLKGGEKKATKESEAVKKKKGAKKDVPEDKEQT, encoded by the coding sequence ATGGTAACAGAACGGTTTCAGATGGAGGTAACAGCAGTGGGTTCCGATGACGGGACGCATACCTATGAGATTCAGAGAAAGTGGAGAGAAAAAGGGAAGAAATCATTAGTGGTGGAACTGTACCCCACACTCACAGCCAGCAGGTGCGGCAGCATGGACGTATCAACCATGCATTTAATGAACCATGTGCAGGAACTTGGGTGGGGAGAAGTGCGGATTGTGAACCTTTATTCCAAAGTGTTTTCCGAAAAGCCGAAGGTAAGCGAACTGGCGGAAGACAGCAGCAACATTTCCTATATCGAAGAGATTCTGGAAGAGCCGGACATTAAGGACTATGACATTATCATTGCATGGGGCAACACGCTTACCTCCCATACACAGACTATCCATGCAAAAGCAGACCTCCTTGCAATGATGAAAGGGAAAGGGCTTGTAAAACAGGTCAAATGCATTGTCACCGATAATTTGAAAACAGAAGGCGTACACCCTCTGTATCTGGGATTGCGCCATTCCAAAGACGTATGGAAGTTAAAGCCATATCCATTGGAGAAAGCCCTCCAGGACTTAAAGGGCGGGGAGAAAAAGGCAACAAAAGAAAGCGAAGCTGTAAAAAAGAAAAAGGGGGCGAAAAAGGATGTACCAGAGGATAAAGAACAAACTTGA
- a CDS encoding SymE family type I addiction module toxin, which translates to MGHDLNQYIVREYGRLETEREQREFVEKIRFLMMAGEREFSAYYSKGILTGREFYSVADTLYALNNFWMLSGFVYQNRQHLFREINGQKEPQETRNFMEPCKFGKDTILSRMFQVMKNSGMDGSMVNECEDYNVITRRVKVYGATGSRGATVPQIVLQGNWVEQWGFETGCSVRVECYQKKLVILKE; encoded by the coding sequence ATGGGGCATGATTTGAACCAGTATATTGTAAGGGAATATGGAAGGCTTGAAACAGAGAGGGAGCAGAGGGAATTTGTGGAAAAGATACGTTTCCTGATGATGGCAGGTGAAAGGGAGTTTTCCGCTTACTATTCCAAAGGAATCCTGACCGGAAGGGAGTTCTATTCAGTGGCAGACACTTTATATGCACTGAATAATTTCTGGATGCTGTCAGGGTTTGTATATCAGAACAGGCAGCATTTGTTCCGTGAAATAAATGGGCAGAAAGAACCGCAGGAAACCCGTAATTTTATGGAACCCTGCAAGTTTGGGAAAGACACCATACTGTCCAGGATGTTCCAGGTGATGAAGAACTCCGGCATGGATGGCAGCATGGTAAACGAATGCGAAGACTACAATGTAATCACCCGCAGGGTAAAAGTCTATGGAGCCACAGGGAGCAGAGGGGCTACCGTGCCGCAGATTGTACTGCAGGGAAATTGGGTGGAGCAGTGGGGCTTTGAAACAGGCTGCAGTGTGCGTGTGGAATGCTACCAGAAGAAGCTGGTTATCCTGAAAGAATAA
- a CDS encoding helix-turn-helix transcriptional regulator, producing the protein MDKKTKYAEKYIRIGLNIAYYRKLRGMTQLQLAEAVNISRTHMSNIEAPNVPTSVSLDTLFEIADILDVDITSLFDLKK; encoded by the coding sequence ATGGATAAAAAGACAAAATATGCTGAAAAATATATACGAATTGGATTGAACATTGCTTATTACAGGAAACTGCGCGGTATGACACAATTACAGTTAGCAGAAGCTGTAAATATCAGCAGGACGCATATGAGCAATATCGAAGCCCCTAATGTCCCAACTTCTGTGTCTTTGGACACACTTTTTGAAATAGCTGATATACTGGACGTTGACATTACCTCTTTATTTGACCTGAAAAAATAA
- a CDS encoding PIN domain-containing protein encodes MGRKLKVYLDTSVISHLMQEDVPEKMADTRKLWGMFRSGVYEVCLSTVTLKEVSDCPEPKRSALRDYLKQIKYSTIDITQEVSELAKQIISMGILTEKSLDDCQHIGAAVSGNCDCIISWNFKHIVNIKTIRGVRAITNLEGYKPIEIWSPSVLLESEG; translated from the coding sequence ATGGGCAGGAAATTAAAAGTATATTTAGATACATCTGTTATCAGCCATCTGATGCAGGAAGATGTACCGGAAAAAATGGCAGATACAAGGAAATTGTGGGGAATGTTTCGGAGTGGTGTGTATGAGGTATGCCTTTCTACGGTGACATTAAAGGAGGTTTCGGACTGTCCGGAACCGAAAAGAAGTGCATTGAGAGATTATTTGAAGCAGATAAAATATTCTACGATTGATATTACGCAGGAAGTGTCAGAACTTGCAAAGCAGATTATCAGTATGGGCATATTGACAGAAAAGAGCCTTGATGATTGTCAACATATAGGTGCGGCTGTTTCAGGTAACTGCGATTGTATTATATCGTGGAATTTTAAACATATTGTAAATATTAAAACTATCCGTGGTGTGAGGGCTATCACAAATCTGGAGGGTTATAAACCGATAGAGATTTGGAGCCCGTCTGTATTGTTAGAAAGCGAGGGATGA
- a CDS encoding AraC family transcriptional regulator — translation MNEELRKIQKEMERFHQKVANAGIPLYPGIELCYLTFSTDSFSVQHKALSHIIQINYCKAGQMMWEMKNGNRIYLNPGDFSLHTMKACTDSVLTFPNGTYQGLGIYIDLQEASDTPPELLKNFGIFETILPEKFCKDDRPVFLAGNEQTESIFSAFYNQPETLMLPFQKIKILELLLYLVKMEFTPQNKLAEYQFELTETIRKIHDQLLQHMEQRITIEELSRQYLINPTTLKNAFKSVYGTSIAAHIKEHRMRQAAKLLKETNKSIAEIAQAVGYDSQSKFTAAFKTYFEVLPKEYRKN, via the coding sequence ATGAATGAGGAATTGAGAAAAATACAAAAAGAAATGGAAAGATTTCATCAAAAGGTAGCAAATGCTGGCATTCCGCTTTATCCCGGTATAGAGTTATGTTATCTTACTTTTTCAACCGATTCTTTTTCTGTGCAGCATAAGGCTCTATCACACATCATTCAGATTAACTACTGCAAAGCCGGACAGATGATGTGGGAGATGAAAAACGGAAACCGAATTTATTTGAACCCGGGAGATTTCTCCCTGCATACCATGAAAGCCTGTACGGATTCCGTACTTACCTTTCCAAACGGTACGTATCAGGGACTTGGCATCTATATTGATCTGCAGGAAGCCTCTGACACTCCCCCCGAATTGTTAAAAAACTTTGGTATTTTTGAAACCATATTACCCGAAAAATTCTGCAAAGATGACAGACCTGTCTTTCTTGCCGGAAATGAACAGACAGAAAGTATTTTTTCTGCATTTTATAACCAGCCTGAAACGCTTATGCTTCCATTCCAAAAAATCAAGATTTTGGAATTGCTGCTTTACCTTGTCAAAATGGAGTTTACGCCCCAAAACAAACTGGCTGAATATCAATTCGAGCTGACTGAAACGATCCGGAAAATCCATGACCAGCTTTTGCAGCACATGGAGCAGAGAATTACCATAGAGGAACTTTCAAGACAATATCTCATCAATCCAACAACTTTGAAAAATGCTTTTAAGTCAGTCTATGGAACTTCCATTGCGGCACATATCAAGGAACATCGAATGCGACAGGCTGCAAAACTGTTAAAAGAAACGAATAAGAGCATAGCTGAAATCGCACAGGCTGTCGGCTATGACAGCCAGAGCAAATTTACTGCGGCATTTAAAACATATTTTGAAGTCCTACCGAAAGAGTACCGTAAGAATTGA
- a CDS encoding metalloregulator ArsR/SmtB family transcription factor → MDNMKLPHQHGEGPQTALIQKQLDHVDYFQTVAEVFKQLGDTTRIRIFWLLCHCEECVLNISDMLHMSSPAVSHHLRPLKNSGLIICRREGKEVYYRAADTPQGRLLHQMIEQVMEITCPEL, encoded by the coding sequence ATGGACAATATGAAATTACCACACCAACATGGAGAAGGACCGCAGACCGCACTGATCCAGAAACAATTAGACCATGTAGACTATTTCCAAACCGTAGCTGAAGTTTTCAAACAGCTTGGTGATACCACCAGAATCCGAATTTTCTGGCTCCTATGCCATTGTGAGGAATGTGTCCTCAATATTTCAGACATGCTCCATATGTCAAGCCCGGCAGTTTCACATCATCTCAGACCATTGAAAAACAGCGGTCTGATTATTTGCCGACGTGAAGGAAAAGAAGTTTACTATCGTGCCGCAGATACACCACAGGGGCGTCTGCTGCATCAGATGATTGAGCAGGTTATGGAAATCACCTGCCCTGAATTGTGA
- a CDS encoding cation transporter, translating to MKKTYKIEVDCANCANLMEDAARKTAGVQSATVNFMTQKMIVEFDEGQEPKDVMKNVLDACKKVEPDCEIFL from the coding sequence ATGAAAAAGACTTACAAAATCGAGGTAGACTGTGCCAACTGTGCAAATCTGATGGAGGATGCAGCCCGTAAAACAGCAGGAGTACAGAGCGCAACGGTCAATTTCATGACACAGAAGATGATCGTGGAATTTGACGAAGGGCAGGAGCCGAAAGACGTTATGAAGAACGTGCTGGATGCCTGCAAGAAAGTGGAGCCGGACTGCGAGATTTTCCTGTAA
- a CDS encoding heavy metal translocating P-type ATPase produces the protein MTKKQRVMMIRILISAGILLALQFVSAELFDKADSYLFPSAGRWIRFACYLINYFIIGYDILRKAAKGIRNRQVFDESFLMAVATIGAMALAIYENGDYLEAIAVMLFYQIGEWFQGYAVGKSRRNISNLMDIRPDYANVERNGKLEQVDPDEVGIGSVIVVQPGEKVPIDGNVVEGSSSLNTSALTGESLPREAKVGDEVISGCISMTGVLKIQTTKEFGESTVSKILDLVENASSRKSKSEDFISKFAKVYTPAVCYSALALALLPPVVRMLFMGLSADWGVWIYRALTFLVISCPCALVISIPLSFFAGIGGASKEGVLVKGSNYLEILSQTRYVVFDKTGTMTKGVFEVNGIHHSTIDNEKLLEYAALAESASSHPISKSLQRAYGKEIDRTRVADIQEISGNGVTAKVDGVKVAAGNDKLMKHLNIPYQDCHQTGTIIHMAINGKYAGHIVISDIIKPHSKAAIAELKKAGVDKTVMLTGDAKKVANQVATSLGIDEVYSELLPADKVEKVEELLQVKLGKAKLAFVGDGINDAPVLSRADIGIAMGAMGSDAAIEAADIVLMDDDPIKIAKAIKISRKCLRIVYQNISMALVVKFACLVLGAVGIANMYLAIFADVGVMILAVLNAIRCLFVKKL, from the coding sequence ATGACAAAAAAACAGAGGGTTATGATGATCCGTATTTTGATTAGCGCCGGAATCTTACTGGCACTCCAGTTTGTTTCAGCAGAGCTGTTTGATAAGGCTGACAGTTATTTATTTCCGTCCGCAGGAAGGTGGATTCGTTTTGCGTGCTATCTGATAAATTATTTTATCATCGGATATGACATTTTAAGGAAAGCGGCAAAAGGCATCAGAAACCGTCAGGTATTTGATGAAAGTTTTCTGATGGCAGTGGCTACGATTGGGGCGATGGCGCTTGCTATTTATGAGAACGGTGATTATCTGGAAGCGATTGCCGTTATGCTGTTTTACCAGATCGGGGAATGGTTCCAGGGCTATGCTGTGGGCAAGAGCCGCCGCAATATCAGTAACCTGATGGATATTCGTCCTGATTATGCAAATGTTGAGAGAAATGGGAAATTAGAGCAGGTTGATCCGGATGAGGTAGGGATTGGCAGCGTGATTGTTGTACAGCCGGGCGAGAAAGTGCCGATTGACGGCAATGTAGTTGAGGGATCTTCCAGCCTGAATACCAGCGCATTGACCGGGGAAAGTCTGCCCAGAGAGGCAAAAGTTGGTGATGAGGTAATCAGTGGATGTATCAGTATGACTGGAGTATTGAAGATACAGACAACAAAAGAATTTGGAGAATCTACGGTTTCTAAGATTTTGGATTTGGTGGAAAATGCAAGCTCCCGCAAATCAAAATCAGAAGATTTTATCTCGAAGTTTGCGAAAGTATATACTCCGGCTGTCTGCTACTCAGCATTGGCGTTGGCATTGCTTCCTCCAGTTGTCAGAATGCTTTTTATGGGACTGTCTGCTGATTGGGGTGTTTGGATTTACCGGGCATTGACATTCCTTGTTATCAGTTGCCCCTGTGCGCTTGTTATCAGTATTCCCTTGAGTTTCTTTGCAGGAATAGGAGGCGCAAGCAAAGAGGGCGTGCTGGTAAAGGGGTCCAACTATCTGGAAATCCTTTCACAGACCAGGTATGTTGTTTTTGACAAAACGGGAACGATGACAAAGGGTGTTTTTGAAGTAAATGGGATTCATCACTCCACCATAGACAATGAGAAACTGTTGGAATATGCGGCTCTTGCAGAGAGCGCTTCTTCCCACCCAATCAGCAAGAGCTTACAGCGGGCATATGGAAAAGAGATTGACAGAACCCGTGTGGCAGATATACAGGAAATCAGCGGAAATGGGGTGACTGCAAAAGTAGATGGCGTAAAGGTTGCCGCTGGTAATGACAAATTGATGAAGCACTTAAACATTCCTTATCAGGATTGTCATCAGACAGGTACGATTATTCACATGGCAATCAATGGGAAATATGCGGGACATATCGTAATCTCCGATATTATAAAGCCTCATTCTAAGGCTGCAATTGCGGAATTAAAGAAAGCAGGGGTAGATAAGACCGTCATGCTGACTGGGGATGCAAAGAAAGTGGCAAATCAGGTTGCCACATCACTTGGAATTGATGAGGTTTACAGTGAGCTTCTTCCGGCTGACAAGGTAGAAAAGGTAGAAGAACTTCTGCAGGTGAAGTTAGGCAAAGCAAAGCTGGCATTTGTTGGCGATGGTATCAATGATGCACCAGTGCTTTCCAGAGCGGACATAGGTATTGCTATGGGCGCAATGGGTTCAGATGCGGCAATCGAAGCGGCTGACATTGTTCTGATGGATGACGATCCAATCAAGATAGCAAAGGCAATCAAGATTTCAAGGAAATGTCTGCGGATTGTTTACCAGAATATTTCGATGGCGCTTGTAGTGAAATTTGCCTGCCTTGTATTAGGGGCTGTGGGAATCGCAAATATGTATCTGGCTATTTTTGCGGATGTAGGTGTTATGATTCTTGCGGTGCTGAATGCGATCCGCTGCCTGTTTGTGAAAAAACTGTAA
- a CDS encoding metalloregulator ArsR/SmtB family transcription factor, producing the protein MTEYQDSHFSKELKESDLYILTEFFKVLGNPTRIRILLLLMEQDSCVGDLAEQLGITQSAVSHQLNLLKSNKLVRRRRDGKMIFYTLVDEHVQMVLEKGTEHILQR; encoded by the coding sequence TTGACAGAATATCAGGATAGTCATTTTTCCAAAGAATTGAAGGAAAGTGATTTGTATATATTAACGGAATTTTTCAAGGTGCTTGGGAACCCTACCCGTATCCGAATCCTGCTCCTTTTAATGGAGCAGGATTCATGTGTTGGTGATTTGGCAGAGCAGCTTGGAATTACGCAGTCTGCGGTGTCCCACCAGCTAAACCTTTTAAAGTCAAATAAGCTGGTGAGGCGGCGTAGGGATGGAAAAATGATCTTTTATACTTTAGTGGATGAACATGTGCAGATGGTTCTTGAAAAAGGAACAGAACACATTCTGCAACGGTAA